A genome region from Akkermansiaceae bacterium includes the following:
- a CDS encoding IS30 family transposase, whose protein sequence is MKYTQLSQEERHRITALRIEKKSFAEIGRTLGRAGSTISREHARNRSPWDNFYRASHAQNRANKRRRESRAGSRFSPTDRGEVERLLRKDWSPEQVAGHLRGTGGLRISHETIYGWVWLDKEMGGTLWQHLRSSGKKRRKRYGAYDSRGRLADKRMIGERPAEAESRATCGHWEVDTVHGSGKHSVVTLVERKSGYVEIGKIAAVTVAETNLSMACLIARNLRSYGSITADNGAEFHGYALLEKVTGVPFYFATPHHSWERGTNENTNGLIRQYLPKGKDLRHVTQADCDRIAATLNRRPRKRHNYRTPEEVFRESSNGALHS, encoded by the coding sequence ATGAAATACACACAACTGAGCCAGGAGGAGCGGCACCGGATCACGGCGCTGAGGATCGAGAAGAAGAGCTTCGCTGAGATCGGCCGCACGCTGGGGCGGGCGGGCTCGACGATAAGCCGCGAGCATGCGCGGAACCGCTCGCCGTGGGACAACTTCTACAGGGCGTCCCACGCCCAGAACCGCGCCAACAAGCGCCGCAGGGAATCGAGGGCGGGAAGCCGCTTCAGCCCGACGGATCGCGGTGAGGTGGAGCGGCTGCTTCGCAAGGACTGGAGCCCGGAGCAGGTGGCCGGGCACCTCCGGGGAACCGGAGGGCTGCGCATCAGCCACGAGACGATCTACGGATGGGTATGGCTGGACAAGGAGATGGGCGGGACGCTGTGGCAGCATCTGCGCAGCTCGGGCAAGAAGCGGCGGAAGCGCTACGGGGCATACGACAGCCGCGGGAGGCTTGCCGACAAAAGGATGATCGGCGAGCGGCCCGCAGAGGCGGAAAGCCGGGCCACCTGCGGCCACTGGGAGGTCGACACCGTACACGGATCCGGCAAGCACTCGGTGGTGACCCTTGTGGAGAGAAAGAGCGGCTATGTGGAGATCGGCAAGATCGCGGCGGTGACCGTCGCGGAGACGAATCTCTCGATGGCATGCCTGATCGCCAGGAACCTGCGCAGCTACGGGAGCATCACCGCGGACAACGGGGCGGAGTTCCACGGCTACGCCCTGCTGGAAAAGGTCACGGGCGTCCCCTTCTACTTCGCCACCCCGCACCACTCATGGGAGCGGGGAACCAACGAGAACACCAACGGCCTGATCCGGCAATACCTGCCCAAGGGGAAGGATCTCAGGCATGTCACCCAGGCGGACTGCGACAGGATCGCGGCGACCCTCAACCGCCGCCCGCGCAAAAGGCATAACTACAGGACACCGGAGGAAGTTTTCCGCGAATCATCTAACGGTGCACTTCACTCTTGA
- a CDS encoding IS110 family transposase, whose protein sequence is MKTNSDTPRALYIGLDVHKEKTSIAILEAERDAEPRLYGEINTTQHALERAVRRIAKSNGRKLSDLHVCYEASGCGFWIARRLLQMGVRCEVIAPSLIPTKSGDRVKTDKRDAMKLAKNLRSNDLVPVNIPDSVDEAVRDLCRGRTDAVDDLRRARARLLALLRRLGYKYDGRTHWSQAHMNYLRGLKMPDSAHHIVLEDNLTLIDFHEKRVERIEAEMLNLLGGWQRKPLVDALMAFKGFKLVAAMVTVSEIGTFSRFEHPKKLMAFLGLVPSENSSGGKQRQGGITKCGNPHARWLLIEQATHYRFPPKVSEQLSRRQSGQARWILELSWSTQLRLSTRFMSLARRRLHHNKIKVSVARELCAFIWELGTRIESKTPIRKTSKPSAMPARRRNR, encoded by the coding sequence ATGAAAACGAACTCGGACACGCCACGCGCACTCTACATCGGACTCGACGTCCATAAAGAAAAAACATCCATCGCCATCCTCGAAGCGGAGCGCGATGCCGAGCCACGCCTCTACGGCGAGATCAACACCACCCAGCACGCCCTCGAACGCGCCGTCCGCAGGATCGCCAAAAGCAACGGGCGCAAACTCTCCGACCTCCACGTCTGCTACGAGGCGAGCGGATGCGGGTTCTGGATCGCGCGGCGGCTTTTGCAGATGGGCGTCCGCTGCGAGGTCATCGCCCCTTCCCTCATCCCCACCAAGTCCGGCGACCGGGTCAAGACCGACAAGCGCGACGCCATGAAACTCGCCAAGAACCTCCGCTCCAACGACCTCGTCCCGGTCAACATCCCCGACAGTGTCGACGAGGCCGTCCGCGACCTGTGCCGCGGCCGCACGGATGCCGTCGACGACCTCCGACGCGCCAGGGCCAGGCTCCTCGCCCTGCTCCGCCGACTCGGCTACAAGTACGACGGCAGGACCCACTGGAGCCAGGCGCACATGAACTACCTGCGCGGCCTCAAAATGCCCGACAGCGCCCACCACATCGTCCTCGAGGACAACCTCACCCTCATCGACTTCCATGAGAAACGAGTCGAACGCATCGAGGCGGAAATGCTCAACCTCCTAGGCGGCTGGCAGCGCAAACCCCTCGTCGACGCACTCATGGCCTTCAAGGGCTTCAAGCTCGTCGCCGCCATGGTCACCGTCTCGGAGATCGGCACGTTCAGCCGTTTCGAACACCCCAAGAAACTCATGGCCTTCCTCGGGCTCGTCCCTTCGGAAAACTCCAGCGGGGGCAAACAGAGGCAGGGAGGCATCACCAAATGCGGCAACCCCCACGCCCGCTGGCTGCTCATCGAACAGGCCACCCACTACCGCTTCCCTCCCAAGGTAAGCGAACAGCTCTCGCGCCGACAGAGCGGGCAGGCGCGCTGGATCCTCGAGCTTTCATGGAGCACCCAGCTGCGGCTCAGCACCCGCTTCATGTCGCTGGCCAGGCGCAGGCTGCACCACAACAAGATCAAGGTCTCCGTCGCCCGCGAGCTCTGCGCCTTCATCTGGGAGCTGGGCACCAGGATCGAATCCAAGACACCAATCAGGAAAACGTCCAAACCCTCCGCCATGCCCGCCCGCCGCAGGAACCGATAA
- a CDS encoding 5-(carboxyamino)imidazole ribonucleotide synthase, translated as MSASVFFPLDKQQIVGVIGGGQLGRMLALAARRMGVRSVVWTGGLEAPAVEVADEVIDKPFDDAQALLDFCAQATVATVEFENIPLATMRGVAEKIALFPSPEAVGICQNREREKNFLRENGIPCTRFWVVETLADLTAAMQELNGPGVLKTAAFGYDGKGQLKLSGTENPADAWEEFGKERAVLEAWVPFEKEISVMVVRSADGEIRTYDPAENRHRNHILDVSIVPAGISPETSGNAREIASRVAAALGYHGILGVEFFVNHDGSLVVNEMAPRPHNSGHHTLDACACSQFEQQLRVALGLPLGSTELVSPCVMLNLLGDFWFAETTPPDWTPLLRMEAATLHLYGKRRAIGMRKMGHATILGHDALEKAQALKSAWLKP; from the coding sequence ATGTCAGCATCCGTCTTCTTTCCCCTGGATAAACAACAAATCGTCGGCGTGATCGGCGGCGGCCAGCTCGGCCGCATGTTAGCCCTCGCCGCACGCCGCATGGGCGTCCGCTCCGTGGTCTGGACCGGTGGCCTGGAGGCTCCCGCCGTGGAGGTCGCCGACGAGGTCATCGACAAGCCCTTCGATGATGCTCAGGCGCTCCTTGATTTCTGCGCACAGGCCACCGTCGCCACCGTCGAGTTCGAGAACATCCCCCTCGCCACCATGCGCGGAGTTGCGGAAAAAATCGCACTCTTCCCATCCCCGGAAGCCGTCGGCATCTGCCAGAACCGCGAGCGGGAGAAAAATTTCCTGAGGGAAAACGGCATCCCCTGCACCCGCTTCTGGGTCGTGGAAACCCTGGCAGACCTCACCGCCGCCATGCAGGAACTCAATGGCCCCGGCGTCCTCAAGACCGCCGCCTTCGGATACGATGGCAAGGGTCAGCTCAAGCTTTCCGGAACGGAAAACCCTGCGGATGCCTGGGAGGAATTCGGCAAGGAGCGCGCCGTGCTGGAGGCGTGGGTGCCCTTTGAAAAGGAAATCTCCGTCATGGTCGTACGCTCCGCCGATGGCGAGATCCGCACCTACGATCCCGCGGAAAACCGCCACCGGAATCACATCCTCGATGTGTCGATCGTCCCCGCAGGAATTTCCCCGGAGACTTCCGGAAATGCCCGCGAGATCGCCTCCCGGGTCGCCGCCGCCCTCGGCTACCACGGCATCCTCGGAGTCGAGTTTTTCGTCAACCACGATGGTTCCCTCGTCGTCAACGAGATGGCGCCCCGCCCGCACAACTCCGGCCACCACACCTTGGATGCCTGCGCCTGCTCCCAGTTCGAGCAGCAGCTCCGCGTCGCCCTCGGCCTGCCCCTCGGCTCCACGGAACTCGTCTCCCCCTGCGTCATGCTCAACCTCCTCGGCGATTTCTGGTTCGCCGAAACCACCCCCCCGGACTGGACGCCCCTCCTCCGCATGGAAGCAGCCACCCTCCACCTCTACGGAAAACGCCGCGCGATCGGCATGAGGAAAATGGGACACGCCACCATCCTCGGCCACGATGCCCTGGAAAAAGCACAAGCCTTAAAATCCGCCTGGCTAAAGCCGTAA
- a CDS encoding BatA domain-containing protein: MTFLTPFLLWFLAAAAVPVIIHLLNKRRHKTVQWAAMQFLLKATRESRGKKKLRHILILTCRALGIAALAFAAARPVMSGLLGWGAGTIDTVVLVLDRSSSMELRSGDGQAAKRDLVLQKVRDAMANLGNPRLVLIDSASGKAQEIPSPDVLPEISSTAATDSGADFPALMGKAAEYLSSATGRSEIWLASDLQESNWRPEDERWTAVRASIAALPQKPAIRVLSLTGESAPNVSLRLLGTRRSPEGLTLDLEMIRSEESRGTLNLPLTVSTNGASTSESVSLPGQSLRFQRQIKIKDEEESGHGWLGLPADGNPRDNSAFFAYGPARAVKSLIVADAGEAAGYLALAAAPPGFEKQAAETISPAAFATASTSDIAMILWAAPLPTGENAKVLATFLANGGQLVFLPSPTPSSGDFMGMKWGEVTSAAAGKFFILSDWNRSDGPLRDGLGGTPIPAERLRGIKRAVPEGDAAVLARWEDGEAFLSRKIVDRGTLWFLGSIPDYTWSNLGDADVLLPAMQRILALGADRFDSSYLADVGSDAAQTLAGEVRSRADDFSTESSPETAGVFRLGERLLAVNRPAAEDDLAIATKDSLDSMLEGTGYSLLDQVGNSADPSLSTDMWRAFLLAVLFFLISEALLCLPKKQKEEPVAKRNFQPAN, translated from the coding sequence ATGACCTTCCTGACCCCCTTCCTCCTCTGGTTCCTGGCTGCGGCCGCAGTGCCGGTGATCATCCACCTGCTCAACAAGCGCCGCCACAAGACGGTGCAGTGGGCGGCGATGCAGTTCCTGCTCAAGGCCACGCGCGAGTCGCGGGGGAAGAAGAAACTCCGCCACATCCTCATCCTCACCTGCCGTGCGCTGGGCATCGCCGCGCTGGCCTTCGCAGCGGCGCGGCCTGTCATGTCCGGGCTGCTGGGATGGGGTGCGGGCACGATTGATACGGTGGTTCTAGTACTTGACCGGAGCTCCTCCATGGAGCTGCGCTCCGGCGATGGCCAGGCCGCGAAGCGCGACCTCGTGCTCCAGAAAGTCCGCGATGCGATGGCGAACCTTGGCAACCCGCGCCTGGTCCTCATCGACAGCGCCAGCGGGAAAGCGCAGGAAATCCCCTCCCCCGATGTCCTGCCGGAAATTTCCTCCACTGCCGCCACCGATTCCGGGGCGGACTTTCCCGCGCTGATGGGCAAGGCGGCGGAATACCTGTCCTCCGCCACCGGTCGCTCGGAAATCTGGCTGGCCTCGGATCTCCAGGAATCCAACTGGCGCCCGGAGGACGAGCGCTGGACAGCCGTCCGCGCCAGTATCGCCGCGCTCCCGCAGAAGCCCGCGATCCGCGTCCTCTCACTCACCGGGGAATCCGCCCCGAACGTATCCCTCAGGCTCCTCGGCACCCGCCGCAGCCCGGAGGGGCTGACGCTGGATCTGGAGATGATCCGCTCCGAGGAAAGCCGTGGCACGCTCAACCTCCCGCTCACCGTCAGCACCAACGGCGCAAGCACCAGCGAGTCCGTCAGCCTGCCCGGCCAATCGCTCCGCTTCCAGCGGCAGATCAAGATCAAGGATGAGGAGGAATCGGGTCACGGTTGGCTCGGCCTGCCTGCGGACGGCAACCCGCGCGACAACTCCGCTTTCTTCGCATACGGCCCGGCGCGAGCGGTGAAATCGCTCATCGTGGCGGATGCGGGCGAGGCGGCGGGCTACCTTGCGCTTGCCGCAGCCCCGCCCGGCTTTGAGAAACAGGCGGCTGAAACCATCTCCCCAGCTGCCTTTGCGACCGCATCCACCTCAGACATCGCCATGATCCTGTGGGCGGCACCGCTACCCACCGGGGAAAACGCGAAGGTGCTCGCCACTTTCCTTGCCAACGGGGGGCAACTCGTCTTCCTGCCCTCCCCCACCCCGTCCAGCGGCGATTTCATGGGCATGAAATGGGGCGAGGTCACCTCCGCCGCCGCCGGGAAATTCTTCATCCTCTCGGACTGGAACAGATCCGACGGCCCGCTGCGCGATGGGCTGGGCGGCACGCCGATCCCGGCGGAGCGGCTGCGCGGGATCAAGCGTGCGGTGCCGGAGGGCGATGCCGCCGTCCTTGCCCGCTGGGAGGATGGCGAGGCTTTCCTGAGCCGGAAAATCGTGGATCGCGGCACCCTCTGGTTCCTCGGCTCCATCCCGGACTACACCTGGTCAAACCTCGGCGATGCGGATGTCCTCCTCCCCGCCATGCAGCGCATCCTTGCGCTCGGGGCGGATCGTTTTGACTCATCCTACCTGGCGGATGTCGGATCGGATGCCGCGCAGACACTGGCGGGGGAAGTCCGCAGCCGCGCCGATGATTTCTCCACGGAAAGCTCCCCGGAAACGGCAGGCGTTTTCCGCCTCGGCGAGCGCCTCCTGGCAGTGAACCGCCCGGCAGCGGAGGACGACCTGGCCATCGCCACGAAGGACAGCCTCGACTCCATGCTGGAAGGCACCGGCTACAGCCTGTTAGACCAGGTGGGCAACAGCGCTGACCCATCGCTCTCCACGGACATGTGGCGCGCCTTCCTCCTCGCGGTCCTGTTTTTCCTCATCAGCGAGGCGCTGCTCTGCCTGCCGAAAAAGCAGAAGGAAGAGCCGGTCGCGAAACGGAATTTCCAGCCGGCGAACTAG
- the purE gene encoding 5-(carboxyamino)imidazole ribonucleotide mutase: MSVGIIMGSTSDWPTMEHAARVLRDFGVEYHAEVVSAHRTPEKLFSYAREAKANGLKCIIAGAGGAAHLPGMVAAITEIPVLGVPVESKTLKGIDSLLSIVQMPAGIPTATFAIGKAGSTNAALFAIAMLAVNDPALAEKLSEYRSKQTAKVVEAVLPELD, translated from the coding sequence ATGAGTGTCGGCATTATTATGGGTAGCACGTCGGATTGGCCGACGATGGAGCACGCTGCGCGCGTCCTGCGGGACTTCGGTGTGGAATATCACGCAGAGGTGGTCAGCGCCCACAGAACCCCGGAAAAGCTTTTCTCCTACGCACGGGAAGCAAAGGCGAACGGCCTGAAATGCATCATCGCCGGTGCGGGCGGCGCCGCCCACCTGCCCGGCATGGTCGCCGCCATCACGGAGATTCCCGTGCTCGGCGTCCCGGTCGAGTCCAAGACCCTCAAAGGTATCGACTCCCTCCTTTCCATCGTCCAGATGCCCGCCGGTATCCCCACCGCCACCTTCGCCATCGGCAAGGCCGGGTCCACCAACGCCGCCCTCTTCGCCATCGCCATGCTCGCCGTGAACGATCCCGCCCTCGCGGAAAAACTCTCCGAATACAGGAGCAAACAAACCGCAAAGGTTGTGGAAGCGGTTTTGCCGGAGCTGGACTGA
- a CDS encoding IS110 family transposase → MKTNTDTPRALYLGLDVHKEKTSIAILEAERDAEPRPYGEIGTTQHALERAVRRIAKSNGRKLSDLHVCYEASGCGFWIARRLLQMGVRCEVIAPSLIPTKSGDRVKTDKRDAMKLAKNLRSNDLVPVNIPDSVDEAVRDLCRGRTDAVDDLRRARARLLALLRRLGYKYDGKTHWSQAHMNYLRGLRMPDSAHHIVLEDNLTLIDFHEKRVERIEAEMLNLLGGWQRKPLVDALMAFKGFKLVAAMVTVSEIGTFSRFEHPKKLMAFLGLVPSENSSGGKQRQGGITKCGNPHARWLLIEQATHYRFPPKISEQLSRRQSGQARWILELSWSTQLRLSTRFMSLARRRLHHNKIKVSVARELCAFIWELGTRIESKTPIRKTSEPSAMPARRRNR, encoded by the coding sequence ATGAAAACGAACACGGACACGCCACGCGCACTCTACCTCGGACTCGACGTCCATAAAGAAAAAACATCCATCGCCATCCTCGAAGCGGAGCGCGACGCGGAGCCACGCCCCTACGGCGAGATCGGCACCACCCAGCACGCCCTCGAACGCGCCGTCCGCAGGATCGCCAAAAGCAACGGGCGCAAACTCTCCGACCTCCACGTCTGCTACGAGGCGAGCGGATGCGGGTTCTGGATCGCCCGGCGGCTTTTGCAAATGGGCGTCCGCTGTGAGGTCATCGCCCCTTCCCTCATCCCCACCAAGTCCGGCGACCGGGTCAAGACCGACAAGCGCGACGCCATGAAGCTCGCCAAAAACCTCCGCTCCAACGACCTCGTCCCGGTCAACATCCCCGACAGCGTCGACGAGGCCGTCCGCGACCTGTGCCGCGGCCGCACCGATGCCGTCGACGACCTCCGGCGCGCCAGGGCCAGGCTCCTCGCCCTGCTCCGCCGCCTCGGCTACAAGTACGACGGCAAGACCCACTGGAGCCAGGCGCACATGAACTATCTCCGCGGCCTCAGGATGCCCGACAGCGCCCACCACATCGTCCTCGAGGACAACCTCACCCTCATCGACTTCCATGAAAAGCGCGTCGAACGCATCGAGGCGGAAATGCTCAACCTCCTCGGCGGCTGGCAGCGCAAACCCCTCGTCGACGCACTCATGGCCTTCAAGGGCTTCAAGCTCGTCGCCGCCATGGTCACCGTCTCGGAGATCGGCACGTTCAGCCGTTTCGAACATCCCAAGAAGCTCATGGCATTCCTCGGGCTCGTGCCTTCGGAAAACTCCAGCGGGGGCAAACAGAGGCAGGGAGGCATCACCAAATGCGGCAACCCCCACGCCCGCTGGCTGCTCATCGAACAGGCCACCCACTACCGCTTCCCTCCCAAGATAAGCGAACAGCTCTCGCGCCGACAGAGCGGGCAGGCGCGCTGGATCCTCGAGCTTTCATGGAGCACCCAGCTGCGGCTCAGCACCCGCTTCATGTCGCTGGCCAGGCGCAGGCTGCACCACAACAAGATCAAGGTCTCCGTCGCCCGCGAGCTCTGCGCCTTCATCTGGGAGCTGGGCACCAGGATCGAATCCAAAACCCCCATCAGGAAAACGTCCGAACCCTCCGCCATGCCCGCCCGCCGCAGGAACCGATAA
- a CDS encoding IS30 family transposase has product MTTKYKHLTYYDRHTLGKLRKSGNGVRQMARIMGFSPSTISRELRRNRHQLKDYSCHKAQDNTKARRAAANRRRAKLREVHFDFIREQMELTLSPEQIASLFPTKFKFTISPKAIYNYINQWGRHWSDLGKLLRRKSRIHRTKWRYIRGEKAPPVPRISSRPKEINNRRTYGHWEMDIMEGLQSDSHSLLVLVERKSRYSVACLVPDSRGETVRKAAVEVLKPFKVLSVTTDNGAEFRQHAEFAADLGAQIYYCYPYRSWEKGAVENNIGLYREFFPKKLALTDCPDRVSKACDLINNRPKKVCGFRTPKSFLEKILN; this is encoded by the coding sequence ATGACCACCAAATACAAGCATCTCACCTACTATGATCGCCACACCCTCGGCAAGCTGCGGAAGTCCGGAAATGGGGTACGGCAGATGGCAAGAATCATGGGATTTTCACCCTCCACGATCTCACGTGAACTCCGGCGCAACCGCCACCAACTCAAAGACTACTCCTGCCACAAAGCCCAGGACAACACGAAGGCCAGGAGGGCAGCCGCCAACCGCAGGCGCGCGAAGCTCCGTGAGGTGCATTTCGATTTCATCCGCGAGCAGATGGAACTCACCCTCAGCCCGGAGCAGATCGCCTCCCTCTTCCCCACGAAATTCAAATTCACCATATCGCCGAAGGCCATATACAACTACATCAACCAATGGGGGCGGCATTGGAGCGACCTGGGGAAATTGCTCCGCAGGAAATCGAGAATCCACAGGACGAAATGGCGCTACATCAGGGGTGAAAAAGCACCTCCTGTACCCAGGATCTCTTCAAGACCAAAGGAAATCAACAACCGGCGAACCTACGGGCACTGGGAGATGGACATCATGGAAGGACTGCAATCCGACTCCCACAGCCTCCTCGTTCTTGTCGAGCGCAAGTCGCGCTACTCTGTTGCCTGCCTGGTTCCCGACAGCCGTGGGGAAACGGTGAGAAAGGCCGCCGTGGAGGTTCTGAAACCATTCAAGGTGCTCTCCGTGACAACGGACAACGGCGCCGAATTCAGGCAGCATGCAGAGTTCGCGGCCGACCTGGGCGCACAGATCTACTACTGCTATCCCTACCGCTCCTGGGAGAAAGGTGCCGTCGAAAACAACATCGGACTCTACCGCGAATTCTTCCCGAAGAAACTGGCCCTGACTGACTGCCCGGACCGTGTTTCCAAGGCTTGCGACCTCATCAATAACCGTCCGAAAAAAGTGTGCGGCTTCAGGACTCCCAAATCTTTTCTTGAGAAAATCCTTAACTAA